From Macaca mulatta isolate MMU2019108-1 chromosome 3, T2T-MMU8v2.0, whole genome shotgun sequence, the proteins below share one genomic window:
- the LOC144340068 gene encoding beta-defensin 109-like, whose protein sequence is MRLHLLLLILLLFSILLSPVRGGLGAAEGHCLNLSGVCRRDVCKVVEDQIGACRRRMKCCRAWWILVPIPTPLIMSDYQEPLKPKLK, encoded by the exons ATGAGACTCCATTTACTTCTTcttattctccttcttttttcaattcttttatccCCAG TGAGAGGTGGTTTGGGTGCTGCTGAAGGTCATTGTCTCAATTTGTCTGGTGTTTGCAGAAGAGATGTCTGCAAAGTAGTAGAAGATCAAATTGGTGCCTGCCGAAGAAGGATGAAGTGCTGTAGAGCATGGTGGATTTTAGTGCCAATTCCAACACCACTTATCATGTCAGATTATCAAGAACCCCTTAAACCTAAGTTGAAATGA